The following are encoded in a window of Gemmatimonadota bacterium genomic DNA:
- a CDS encoding fused MFS/spermidine synthase, which translates to MSNARAKHVAPASAADAPHERLLPLLLLLFVGSGCAALIYEVLWYQNLSLIVGSNAVSMGVVLGTFMGGMCIGSLLLPRYVSASAHPLRVYAALEAIIGASAVFILYVLPYAGGLYTSVGGPGFAGVLLRGLFCALFLLVPTIAMGATLPAVARWVKATPSGVSWLGFFYAGNIGGAVFGCLLAGFYLLRVHDSEIATWVAFAMNVGVALLALVLANNSAAASATTHADAKNAGGATGATGASATREPLIVMAPGSWPIYAAIALSGATALGAEVIWTRLLALLLGATTYTFSLILAAVLVGLGIGSTLGASLARNARSPQRVLGVLQFGVVAAIGWAAYCETRTLPYWPVNPALAPTPWFQFQIDFVRCLWTVLPAAVLWGASFPLALAAVAPGEKDSGRLVGTVYAANTVGAILGALVASLWMIAHIGTQQSQRVLMALAAIGAVLVFVFARAKEPDGHESNEATTKRDAMRGLGWAAATIALTITMATTVIPVPAILVGYGRYSATWLNSHGDFIFVGEGMNSSMAVSRLESGYLNYHNAGKVQASSEPQDMRLQRMLGHLTTLVPRQSKNVMVIAFGAGVTAGAVSINPDVEHETIVEIEPLVPSTVSTYFGEQNYNVAKNPKVTVKIDDARHYLLTTKEKFDAITSDPFDPWVKGAATLYTKEFFDEAKRHLNPGGVVTVFIQLYESGTAAVKSEVSTFLEAFPNAVVFGNTNGGQGYDIVMLGSPDPLRIDVDALEAKLLRPEFAPVRQSLADIGYFSGTELLQTYAAQGHQLDAWLADAQVNRDRNLRLQYLAGLGVNKYEQASIYAGILSGGKWPDSLFVASPERLMTLRAGAMRPRY; encoded by the coding sequence ATGTCTAACGCACGCGCCAAGCACGTCGCGCCCGCCTCGGCCGCCGACGCCCCCCACGAACGCCTCCTCCCGCTCCTCCTCCTGCTCTTTGTGGGCAGTGGGTGTGCGGCGCTCATTTATGAAGTGCTCTGGTACCAGAACCTCTCGCTCATTGTCGGCTCCAACGCCGTCTCCATGGGCGTGGTGCTCGGCACCTTCATGGGCGGGATGTGCATCGGCAGTCTCCTGCTCCCGCGCTACGTCTCGGCCTCCGCGCATCCCCTGCGCGTGTATGCCGCACTCGAAGCGATCATCGGCGCGAGCGCGGTGTTCATTCTGTACGTGCTTCCCTATGCCGGCGGGTTGTACACGTCCGTTGGCGGTCCCGGCTTTGCTGGCGTGCTGCTCCGCGGACTCTTTTGCGCGCTCTTTCTCTTGGTCCCCACCATTGCGATGGGCGCCACGCTTCCGGCTGTTGCGCGCTGGGTGAAAGCGACGCCGAGTGGGGTGAGTTGGCTCGGATTCTTTTATGCGGGGAATATTGGCGGCGCCGTGTTTGGCTGCCTGCTCGCTGGGTTCTATTTGCTGCGCGTGCACGACAGTGAGATTGCCACGTGGGTCGCGTTCGCGATGAATGTCGGCGTGGCGCTGTTGGCGCTGGTGCTCGCCAACAACAGCGCGGCCGCGAGTGCAACCACGCACGCCGACGCCAAGAACGCCGGCGGCGCCACCGGCGCCACCGGCGCCTCCGCGACGCGCGAACCGTTGATTGTCATGGCCCCCGGCAGCTGGCCCATCTACGCGGCCATCGCGCTCTCCGGCGCCACCGCGCTGGGCGCCGAAGTCATCTGGACGCGCCTGCTCGCGTTACTCCTCGGCGCCACCACCTACACCTTCTCGCTCATTCTTGCTGCGGTGCTCGTGGGGCTCGGCATTGGCTCCACGCTCGGTGCGTCGCTCGCGCGCAACGCGCGCAGTCCGCAACGTGTGCTTGGCGTGCTCCAGTTTGGGGTGGTGGCCGCCATTGGCTGGGCCGCCTACTGCGAAACGCGCACGCTCCCCTACTGGCCCGTAAATCCCGCGCTCGCACCGACGCCCTGGTTCCAGTTCCAGATTGATTTTGTGCGCTGCCTCTGGACAGTGCTCCCCGCCGCTGTGCTCTGGGGCGCGAGCTTTCCGCTTGCACTCGCCGCTGTGGCGCCTGGTGAAAAAGATTCCGGTCGTTTGGTCGGCACCGTGTACGCCGCGAATACGGTTGGTGCCATTCTCGGCGCACTCGTGGCCAGCTTGTGGATGATTGCGCATATCGGCACGCAACAATCACAGCGCGTGCTGATGGCGCTCGCCGCTATTGGCGCGGTGCTGGTGTTTGTCTTTGCCCGTGCCAAGGAACCGGATGGCCACGAGTCCAACGAGGCCACCACCAAGCGCGACGCTATGCGTGGACTCGGCTGGGCCGCCGCGACCATTGCGCTCACGATCACGATGGCGACGACGGTCATTCCCGTGCCCGCCATTCTCGTGGGCTACGGCCGCTACTCCGCCACGTGGCTCAATAGCCACGGCGATTTCATTTTTGTGGGCGAGGGGATGAACTCCTCGATGGCCGTCTCGCGCCTTGAGAGCGGCTACCTCAACTATCACAACGCCGGCAAGGTGCAGGCGTCGAGCGAACCGCAGGACATGCGCCTACAGCGCATGCTCGGCCATCTCACCACGCTCGTGCCGCGGCAATCGAAGAACGTGATGGTGATTGCCTTTGGCGCCGGCGTCACAGCCGGTGCGGTGAGCATCAATCCCGATGTCGAGCACGAGACGATTGTAGAGATCGAACCGCTCGTGCCGTCCACGGTGAGCACGTACTTCGGCGAGCAGAATTACAACGTGGCCAAGAATCCCAAGGTCACGGTGAAGATTGACGACGCGCGCCACTACCTGCTGACCACCAAAGAAAAGTTCGACGCCATCACCAGCGATCCTTTTGATCCGTGGGTGAAGGGCGCGGCTACGCTGTACACCAAGGAATTTTTTGACGAAGCCAAACGCCATCTGAATCCGGGTGGCGTGGTGACGGTGTTCATTCAGTTGTATGAGAGCGGCACCGCCGCGGTGAAGAGCGAAGTCTCGACCTTCCTTGAGGCGTTCCCGAATGCCGTGGTGTTCGGCAACACTAACGGTGGACAGGGCTACGACATTGTGATGCTCGGCAGCCCGGACCCGCTGCGCATTGACGTGGACGCGCTCGAAGCCAAGCTGTTGCGTCCCGAGTTTGCGCCGGTGCGGCAGTCGCTCGCCGACATTGGCTACTTCTCCGGCACCGAACTGCTCCAGACGTATGCCGCGCAGGGGCATCAGCTCGACGCCTGGCTTGCCGACGCGCAGGTGAACCGCGATCGCAACTTGCGCCTGCAGTATCTCGCGGGGCTCGGCGTCAACAAATACGAGCAGGCGAGCATCTACGCCGGCATCCTCAGCGGCGGCAAATGGCCGGATTCGCTCTTTGTGGCGAGCCCGGAGCGGTTGATGACGCTACGCGCTGGGGCGATGCGGCCGCGCTATTAG
- a CDS encoding GMC family oxidoreductase translates to MAPRVHETDICIIGSGITAALMAQKLSTTKLNITVVEAGGPTTPFAQRAKTRARWLAYGETPWSDDHINDQNATGTAYGFSPSMTVGGLAMHWGGVTPRYSPEDFHVRSLYGVGDDWPVTYDEMDPFYQEAEEIMGISGEQGPAALDPRGRPFPMPAIPLSYNLALLREWMHKAGVAMWSQPSAKNTVPYDGRGGCQRCDSCYPICPTGAKYSPDFTFDKLTAPKRITMLTHTLVRRLHADEKTGRITSASANTTDGTNEEIELRAKTFILAGGFTWSPHLLLLSAGGKWPNGLANSSGLVGKYLCGHRNVAAQIKLPLELYPGMNAQHSLVTKQFMRVPRGGDGKYLRHDLRVWESSFGRDARLRDDAGTLLFGDAMLNDWRTRAKSGVARIRAYYDVLPARESELTLDSSKQNRWGDPMPRLTFRDAPESAALRSWQEATIRSRFADFAKAGGGEIISQASSSNDIGQEHPGGGCRMGSDAATSVVDKWGRTHDHENLFVAGAPTNVTASCCNGTLTFGALGLRTAAAVMETGR, encoded by the coding sequence ATGGCACCGCGCGTTCACGAGACCGACATCTGCATCATTGGCTCCGGCATCACCGCCGCGCTGATGGCGCAAAAACTCTCGACCACGAAACTCAATATCACGGTGGTGGAAGCCGGCGGCCCCACCACGCCCTTTGCGCAGCGCGCCAAAACACGCGCGCGTTGGCTGGCGTACGGCGAAACACCGTGGTCCGACGATCACATCAACGATCAAAATGCCACGGGCACCGCGTATGGGTTTTCGCCGAGCATGACGGTGGGCGGACTCGCCATGCACTGGGGCGGAGTGACGCCGCGGTACAGCCCCGAAGATTTTCACGTGCGCTCGCTCTACGGCGTGGGTGACGACTGGCCGGTGACGTACGACGAGATGGATCCGTTTTATCAGGAAGCCGAAGAAATCATGGGGATTTCCGGCGAGCAGGGGCCGGCGGCGCTCGATCCGCGTGGCCGACCTTTTCCAATGCCCGCCATTCCGCTCTCGTATAATCTCGCCTTGCTCCGCGAGTGGATGCACAAGGCCGGCGTTGCGATGTGGAGCCAGCCGAGCGCCAAGAACACGGTGCCGTATGACGGGCGCGGCGGTTGTCAGCGTTGCGATAGCTGTTACCCCATCTGCCCCACCGGCGCCAAGTACTCGCCGGATTTTACATTCGACAAATTGACCGCCCCCAAACGCATCACGATGCTCACGCATACGCTGGTGCGGCGGCTGCATGCTGATGAAAAGACCGGGCGCATCACCAGCGCGAGCGCCAACACTACCGACGGCACCAACGAAGAAATCGAACTCCGCGCCAAAACATTTATTCTGGCTGGTGGTTTTACCTGGAGCCCGCACCTGCTCCTCCTCTCCGCCGGTGGCAAGTGGCCCAATGGGCTCGCGAACTCGAGCGGGTTGGTGGGCAAGTATTTGTGTGGACACCGGAATGTCGCCGCGCAGATCAAGTTGCCGCTGGAGCTGTATCCTGGCATGAATGCGCAACACTCACTCGTCACCAAGCAGTTCATGCGCGTACCGCGCGGTGGCGACGGCAAGTACTTGCGTCACGATTTGCGCGTGTGGGAGTCGAGCTTTGGCCGCGATGCGCGGTTGCGTGACGACGCGGGTACGCTCTTGTTTGGCGATGCGATGCTCAACGATTGGCGCACGCGCGCCAAGAGTGGCGTGGCGCGCATTCGCGCGTACTACGACGTGCTCCCCGCGCGCGAAAGCGAACTGACGCTCGACAGCTCCAAGCAAAACCGGTGGGGCGATCCGATGCCGCGTCTCACCTTTCGCGACGCGCCCGAGTCAGCCGCACTGCGCTCGTGGCAAGAAGCGACCATTCGCTCGCGCTTTGCCGACTTTGCCAAGGCCGGCGGCGGCGAGATTATTTCGCAGGCGTCGTCGTCCAACGACATCGGGCAGGAGCATCCGGGCGGCGGTTGCCGCATGGGGAGCGACGCCGCCACGAGTGTGGTGGACAAGTGGGGGCGCACGCACGATCACGAGAATTTATTTGTGGCCGGCGCGCCAACGAACGTCACGGCGAGTTGCTGCAATGGCACCCTGACCTTCGGCGCGCTTGGGTTGCGCACGGCGGCCGCCGTGATGGAGACGGGGCGCTAG
- a CDS encoding CHASE domain-containing protein → MPSVLAALALAVGAAAIVAGRRSIRPRVIPLLFIVSGWLLSGALFVMGVRDQLDRDHADLNRLTAYAQASIQQRMTTYVDALRSGASFLVASRAVTRESWAVFAATLDLSTRYPGANGIGVIYPMAAKDSLTFVRRAREDGVPSFAIHSTVRGIPSADGVRYVVTFVAPEAGNGPALGLDLASERARRLAADEARDSGMAHMTDRIELVQDQRQRPGFLLYVPVYRTGAPRATVAERRAALQAWVYAPFVTEDFLHGVLAANTERLHVHLFEKDSIATPNLLFASDSATAAEAAYALVTTIDLAGQRFHLGWNRGDSYVPPPPSPLIWLALLLGLTVTGLVVWMTREQRFAQRAHALVLERTRELSESEYRWKFAIEGAGDGLWDWDMVTNTVFFSPRWKAMLGYAEDEIGNNVSEWESRLHPDDKPRAMLAVQAHAQGATPRYECEHRVRRKDGSWLWIQDQGLVVSRDSANVPLRMIGKHRDISERKDSEAKLLVSEVRYRRLMFASTDGFWLADLTGKLLEVNDAYVRMSGYSEAELLTMRVSQLEINETPEQTAAHVLAVQQHGHDRFESRHRTKDGREIEVEISLQFHDVDGGRLVCFCRDLTELNAAKAATARLAEELDQALRLESVGRLAGGVAHDFNNMLGVILGNTELALDQLDPSDPVHQDLTEIRIAAERSAQLTRQLLTFARKQSIAPTVLQLNDVVPGTLSTLRRVIREEVSLEWRPGKELWLIAMDPSQVEQMVTNLCVNARDAIAKVGSVTISTANVVVGEAWRTAHPDAVPGEYVQLTVRDTGSGMDSVTMAQIFEPFFTTKAIGEGTGLGLASVYGAVHQNRGFITVSSVVGYGTTFAIYIPRMRDPQSSAARTPLADRQGATARQKRETVLIVEDEPALLGLVTRALTSHGYTVLGAGTPHEALRLAQAHRAEIRLVLCDVVMPLMNGRELSQLIRAICPQSALLFMSGYPSDVIAHHGMLDENVHLIQKPFTLTDLAASVRAAIDGAHDGALESAVVVPPAVPPAVPPAVPPAVP, encoded by the coding sequence GTGCCATCCGTGCTCGCAGCGTTGGCGCTGGCCGTCGGTGCGGCTGCGATCGTCGCTGGCCGCCGGTCGATTCGGCCTCGCGTCATCCCCCTGCTCTTCATCGTCAGCGGGTGGCTGCTGTCTGGGGCGTTGTTCGTGATGGGAGTACGCGATCAACTGGATCGCGACCACGCCGATCTCAATCGGCTCACGGCCTATGCCCAAGCGTCGATTCAGCAGCGCATGACCACGTACGTGGATGCTCTGCGCAGTGGCGCAAGTTTCCTCGTTGCGTCGCGCGCGGTGACCCGTGAATCGTGGGCGGTCTTCGCTGCCACGCTCGACCTCTCCACGCGGTATCCGGGGGCGAACGGCATTGGTGTGATTTACCCGATGGCGGCCAAGGATTCCCTCACGTTTGTACGTCGCGCGCGAGAGGATGGCGTCCCTTCGTTCGCGATCCACAGCACAGTTCGCGGCATCCCATCGGCGGACGGCGTGCGGTACGTGGTTACGTTTGTCGCGCCAGAAGCCGGAAACGGGCCGGCGCTGGGGCTCGATCTTGCCAGTGAGCGTGCGAGGCGGTTGGCGGCGGACGAAGCGCGCGACTCAGGCATGGCGCACATGACGGACCGCATTGAGCTCGTGCAGGACCAGCGGCAACGGCCGGGCTTTCTGCTGTACGTGCCGGTCTACCGCACGGGAGCACCACGCGCGACCGTTGCCGAGCGCCGAGCGGCGTTGCAGGCGTGGGTATACGCGCCATTCGTGACGGAGGATTTTCTGCACGGCGTGCTCGCCGCGAATACGGAGCGACTCCACGTCCACCTGTTTGAGAAAGACTCGATCGCCACCCCGAATCTGTTGTTTGCGTCCGACTCGGCTACCGCAGCAGAAGCCGCGTACGCGCTCGTCACGACAATTGACCTGGCGGGACAGCGCTTCCATCTCGGATGGAATCGCGGGGATTCATACGTTCCGCCCCCGCCGTCACCCCTCATCTGGCTCGCCTTGCTCCTCGGCCTGACGGTGACCGGGCTGGTGGTCTGGATGACCCGAGAACAGCGGTTCGCGCAGCGCGCCCACGCACTTGTGCTGGAGCGCACGCGTGAGCTCAGCGAGAGTGAGTATCGGTGGAAGTTCGCCATTGAGGGGGCGGGCGATGGACTCTGGGACTGGGATATGGTCACCAATACCGTGTTTTTTTCGCCCCGCTGGAAGGCGATGCTCGGGTATGCGGAAGACGAAATTGGCAACAACGTGAGTGAGTGGGAATCGCGCCTTCACCCTGACGACAAGCCGCGTGCGATGTTGGCGGTACAGGCGCACGCGCAAGGGGCCACGCCGAGGTACGAGTGCGAACATCGCGTGCGCCGCAAAGATGGTAGCTGGCTGTGGATTCAAGACCAAGGGCTAGTGGTGAGCCGTGACTCGGCCAATGTGCCCCTGCGTATGATCGGCAAGCACCGAGACATTAGTGAGCGGAAAGATTCCGAAGCAAAGCTTCTGGTTAGCGAAGTTCGATACCGCAGGTTGATGTTCGCTTCGACGGACGGTTTTTGGTTGGCGGATTTGACGGGAAAGCTATTAGAGGTAAACGACGCGTACGTGCGCATGAGCGGCTACAGCGAGGCCGAACTCCTCACCATGCGCGTCTCACAGCTCGAGATCAACGAGACGCCTGAGCAGACCGCGGCGCATGTCCTCGCCGTGCAGCAGCACGGGCACGATCGGTTTGAGTCTCGGCACCGTACCAAGGACGGCCGCGAGATTGAAGTGGAGATCAGCCTTCAGTTTCACGACGTGGATGGAGGGCGTCTCGTTTGTTTTTGTCGTGACTTGACGGAACTCAACGCGGCGAAGGCGGCCACCGCCAGGTTGGCAGAGGAGTTGGATCAGGCTCTGCGACTGGAGTCGGTGGGGCGCCTCGCCGGCGGCGTCGCGCACGACTTCAACAACATGCTTGGCGTGATTCTCGGCAACACCGAACTGGCGCTCGATCAGCTCGATCCGTCAGATCCGGTGCACCAGGACCTCACGGAAATTCGAATCGCTGCCGAGCGTTCCGCTCAGCTCACGCGGCAACTGCTGACGTTCGCTCGCAAGCAGAGCATTGCGCCGACCGTGCTGCAGTTGAACGATGTGGTGCCCGGCACGCTGTCGACGCTCCGCCGAGTCATTCGTGAGGAGGTCTCGCTCGAGTGGCGGCCAGGAAAAGAGTTGTGGTTGATCGCGATGGATCCGTCGCAGGTTGAACAGATGGTGACCAATCTGTGCGTCAATGCGCGTGATGCCATTGCCAAGGTGGGTTCGGTGACGATCAGCACGGCGAATGTCGTGGTCGGCGAGGCATGGCGCACCGCGCACCCCGATGCCGTGCCTGGCGAATATGTGCAACTCACGGTCCGTGATACCGGAAGCGGGATGGACTCCGTGACGATGGCACAGATTTTTGAGCCCTTTTTTACCACCAAGGCGATCGGTGAAGGTACCGGGCTCGGCCTGGCCTCCGTGTACGGGGCGGTGCATCAGAACCGCGGCTTCATTACGGTCTCGAGTGTGGTTGGATATGGCACGACGTTCGCGATTTACATTCCGCGCATGCGCGATCCGCAAAGCAGCGCGGCTCGTACGCCACTGGCGGACCGTCAGGGCGCGACGGCACGGCAGAAACGCGAGACGGTGCTCATTGTGGAAGACGAACCCGCCTTACTGGGGCTCGTGACGAGAGCGCTCACGTCGCACGGCTACACCGTGCTCGGCGCTGGCACGCCCCACGAGGCGCTCCGATTGGCGCAGGCGCACCGCGCCGAGATTCGGCTCGTGCTCTGCGATGTGGTGATGCCGCTGATGAACGGGCGCGAGTTGTCGCAACTTATTCGGGCGATCTGCCCACAATCGGCGCTGCTGTTCATGTCGGGCTATCCCTCGGACGTCATTGCGCACCACGGGATGCTCGACGAGAACGTGCACCTCATTCAAAAACCATTTACGCTCACCGATCTCGCGGCGAGCGTGCGCGCCGCCATCGACGGTGCGCACGACGGCGCGCTCGAAAGCGCCGTCGTGGTGCCGCCAGCGGTGCCGCCAGCGGTGCCGCCAGCGGTGCCGCCAGCGGTGCCCTAG
- a CDS encoding c-type cytochrome, with product MRDTRDSLPRNVGSTLRCVSCHLDDGTRAYAMPWVGVYGRFPQYRSRAGRVARIEDRINDCIQRSLNGTALASDGDDMRDIVAYMSWLSRGTLSGRRLPGSGIDSLAPLAPDTVHGKLAYLEQCARCHGPNGEGLKGATPALSGAPLWGPASFNIGSGMARVRVSAAFVRRNMPFDLPGTISPQTAFDIAGYLEARPRPDFSGKEKDWPNGDAPVDAAYQTTARPPTAPAAAPPPAPKNRAAP from the coding sequence GTGCGCGACACGCGCGACTCCCTCCCCCGCAACGTCGGCAGTACGCTGCGGTGCGTGAGCTGCCATCTCGACGACGGCACCCGCGCCTACGCCATGCCATGGGTGGGCGTGTACGGACGCTTTCCGCAGTATCGCTCGCGCGCGGGGCGCGTGGCGCGGATTGAAGATCGCATCAACGATTGTATACAACGCAGTCTCAATGGCACCGCGCTCGCGAGTGATGGCGACGACATGCGCGACATCGTGGCCTATATGTCATGGCTCTCGCGCGGCACGCTGTCGGGCCGTCGATTGCCAGGGAGCGGCATTGATTCGCTGGCGCCGCTGGCACCGGACACCGTGCACGGCAAACTCGCATACCTGGAACAGTGCGCGCGTTGCCACGGCCCCAATGGCGAAGGGCTCAAGGGGGCGACCCCCGCGCTGAGCGGCGCACCGCTTTGGGGGCCCGCATCATTTAACATCGGCTCTGGCATGGCGCGCGTGCGGGTCTCGGCCGCATTCGTTCGGCGCAACATGCCCTTTGACTTACCGGGGACCATCAGCCCGCAAACGGCGTTTGATATTGCCGGCTATCTCGAGGCGCGGCCGCGGCCAGATTTTTCCGGAAAGGAAAAAGACTGGCCCAACGGCGACGCGCCGGTGGATGCGGCGTATCAGACCACCGCGCGCCCCCCTACGGCACCCGCCGCCGCTCCGCCACCCGCTCCAAAAAATCGAGCTGCGCCTTGA
- a CDS encoding carboxylesterase family protein produces MPRSVALLAFALLFPHQPLAPRAPDAVRVDGGQIVGTSTDGLRVFKGIPYAAAPVGALRWKPPQPVTTWSGAKSADAFSPECVQPPYPAGSAYFMPPEPMSEDCLYLNVWSAAAAGAKRPVMVWIHGGAWTRGAGSVGIYDGANLAKKGVVVVSLNYRLGPLGFLAHPELTAESPAHASGNYGMLDQVAALRWVQRNIAAFGGDASRVTIFGESAGSWSVNVLQASPLATGLFHRAIGESGGRFAHNPTLAEAEQGGVALASSLGATSLAAMRALPAEQLANARAFNTDVTVDGLLLTDQVARTFATKQHRIVPVLVGSNADEFTTLTSPALFPKTMDGYRKMAELRFPGMLAEFDAVYPVKTDADIAGAILGAGRDQSFTLEMRTWARFGIAAGAPAFLYQWTHVPPIPNPKWGAYHASEIIYAFNNVRQRSDAPALDLRLSDQLSSYWVNFATSGNPNGPGLPHWPAYDRESEPYLELGDSVRVGQHLLKAQLDFLERVAERRRVP; encoded by the coding sequence ATGCCCCGCTCAGTCGCGTTGCTCGCCTTTGCCCTGCTCTTTCCGCATCAGCCCCTCGCGCCTCGTGCGCCCGACGCCGTGCGCGTAGACGGCGGACAGATCGTGGGCACCAGCACAGACGGACTCCGCGTCTTCAAGGGCATTCCATACGCGGCTGCACCAGTTGGCGCATTACGATGGAAGCCGCCGCAACCCGTGACCACATGGAGTGGCGCGAAATCCGCTGATGCATTTTCGCCGGAATGTGTGCAGCCGCCGTACCCTGCGGGTTCGGCGTATTTCATGCCGCCCGAACCCATGAGCGAAGACTGCCTCTACCTCAATGTGTGGAGCGCGGCCGCGGCCGGAGCGAAGCGGCCGGTGATGGTGTGGATTCACGGCGGCGCCTGGACGCGCGGCGCTGGCTCCGTGGGCATTTACGACGGCGCGAACCTCGCCAAAAAAGGCGTGGTGGTTGTCTCGCTGAATTACCGCCTTGGGCCGCTCGGTTTTCTGGCGCATCCGGAGCTCACCGCCGAGTCGCCCGCGCATGCGTCGGGCAATTATGGAATGCTCGATCAAGTGGCCGCACTGCGCTGGGTGCAGCGCAATATCGCCGCGTTTGGTGGCGATGCCTCGCGCGTGACGATCTTTGGGGAATCCGCGGGCTCGTGGAGCGTGAACGTGCTGCAGGCGTCACCGCTCGCGACGGGGCTCTTTCACCGCGCCATTGGCGAGAGTGGCGGGCGCTTTGCGCATAATCCCACCTTGGCCGAAGCCGAGCAGGGTGGCGTCGCGCTTGCCTCCTCGCTGGGGGCCACATCACTAGCAGCAATGCGGGCGTTGCCGGCGGAGCAACTCGCGAATGCGCGGGCCTTCAACACCGATGTGACCGTCGATGGACTCCTGCTCACCGATCAAGTCGCACGCACCTTTGCCACCAAGCAACATCGCATAGTGCCGGTGCTCGTGGGATCAAACGCGGATGAGTTTACGACCCTCACGAGTCCCGCGCTCTTTCCCAAAACGATGGACGGCTATCGCAAGATGGCCGAGCTGCGTTTTCCGGGGATGTTAGCCGAGTTCGATGCGGTGTACCCAGTGAAGACCGATGCCGACATTGCCGGCGCCATACTCGGCGCTGGGCGCGATCAAAGCTTTACGCTCGAGATGCGCACCTGGGCGCGGTTCGGGATCGCCGCGGGCGCGCCCGCCTTTTTGTATCAGTGGACGCACGTCCCGCCCATTCCCAATCCCAAGTGGGGGGCGTATCACGCGTCGGAAATTATTTACGCGTTCAATAACGTGCGGCAGCGGTCGGACGCGCCGGCCCTCGATCTCCGTTTGTCCGACCAGCTCTCGAGCTATTGGGTGAACTTTGCGACGTCCGGCAATCCCAACGGCCCTGGGCTTCCGCACTGGCCGGCGTATGATCGGGAGAGCGAGCCCTACCTCGAACTCGGCGACAGCGTTCGCGTCGGGCAGCATCTCCTCAAGGCGCAGCTCGATTTTTTGGAGCGGGTGGCGGAGCGGCGGCGGGTGCCGTAG